GTAGCAGCAGATTTAGAGATGGCACCCAACAAGAAGGCCATGAAGGAAGAGATGACTACAGGGGAAGAGTCTTTGTTGGCTTTAGCCTTTCTTTTCTCAACGAGGTTCTGTTTCAGCTGATCAAACACTGTATACTACAAAATAAAACCTTAATCTCTCAGCTAAAACActaaccaaaattaaaaaaaaaaaactgtaaatatAGAAGTGGAAGATGGTTAACCTGAATAGCAGGATTAGGGGTGAGTAAAAGAGTAATCCCCATGCCATCATAAGCATCTCCCCAAGTACCCTCGGTTAACGTCTTCCAAAACCCTTTTGCATTCCCAAACTCGCTTGTTTGCATCCTCGACGAAGCTGTATCAAGAGGCTATGAGGAGGGTTAGTATAGAGAACGTAGAGAAGACAAGTCCctgctaaaaaaaaaacgttactTGGGTCAATATATTAGTAAAAGCAGCAGAAGCAGCAGCGATGAGGAGGTTAGCCGTTGTGCCAATCGACTTAGAACCAATCCTCTCACTATGCAACCTCTTGAAGTAGCTGTAACTATAAAAGTAGATGAACGAGGAAACAAAGGACTGCACGTTCTTAGTCCCTAGGCCTTGATACAACGAGAGAACGTTCCCTGAAGAAATGGCTTCCCAAAAGACATCTGATATGCGTCTGTTTAAAAAGGTTAACAGCTTTAGAATCAAAGAATCGAACTTTATGGGATACTGCTTTAAAGCTCATTAGCTTGAGGCTTTTGAGCTCTCAGTGAGAAGCCATGAAAAAAGAATCGAACTTTATGGGATAATTACGTTATATGAACTAACCCAAGTCAATGTTACGATCCAGATCGATATAGATAAACAGGCAATTGCGAATTTTTGAGATGATCGTGGCGTTATAACCTGTATTTGTGGTTACCGGGGACACTGATCTCGGCTTGGTACTTGGATTTGCAGGTGTCGAGAGGGTATAAGATGGTTGTGCTCAGAAGGGATCCTATAGCTCCGGAGGTGGCCTCCGAGATAGATTCCAGATCAACGCCCATCTTCTCACCTACCTATTAGCACCGCAAAGAGAGAGGATAAGCGTAGAAGAGATGATGGAGAGATGAGGAAGAAGGTATGGGTTATGAGAGCATCTTTATAGGTGGTACTTATTTTAGGCCCTTAActaatctttattattattttttgcttaggGACTAGACTAAGGGATTTGGTTAAATTACTTGATTATTGGTGAGACTTATATTGTCCCttagttaatttaatttattattttaattaataaataatgacatatataatttttaaataaaacattaaaaataaaaatgtaatattaaaattgaaaacataagaaaattacatttttgaaagaaaatacaaacatcataaaaaaaatagaaaacataagaaaatgacATTAttgaaagaaaatacaaattatatattatttcaaggATTTCCAAATTTAGtccatatattttcaatcaaatcattttttaaatgttgATGGACTTGTCTATTCCGAACGCTCGTTCGACGTTCAAGTGTACTCCCGACAGTTGAAGGCATATTGACGGAAAATGTTTGCAcatcttcttcaaattcatCAACGTTGTAATTCGTTCTTGATGCTCGTTCatcttcgacaatcatattatggagtatgatacatgctctcataatatttcctattttttctttatCCCATATATTAGATGGATTTCTAACAACGGCAAACCTAGCTTGTAGGACTCCGAaggcacgctcgacatcttttctcaCAGCTTCTTGGGTTTGAGCAAATAATGAATGCTTCTGATTTTGTGGTAGtcggatagattgaataaatgtagcccatttcggataaataccatccgtGAGATAATATGCATAATGGTATGGAGTACCATTAACATAGAAGTTAACTTGTGGCGCTATTCCgttaataatgtcatcaaaaacgggtgatcgatcgagaatattaagatcgttcatagtacctggagctccaaaaaacgcgtgccatatccagaggtcaTAGGAAGCTACCGCCTCCAAGACAATCGTTGGTTTTCCGGAtcctcgtgaatacattcctttccaagccgttggacaattcttccactcccaatgcatacagtcgatgcttccaatcATCCCTGGAAACCCACGTTGTTCTCCACTAGAAAGTAGTCTTTGCAGATCCTCCGGTGTGGGACGTCTTAGGTATTCACCGCCAAACAAGTCGATTATTCCCGCGGCAAAATTGTGCAAACATCTTCTTGCCGTTGTTTCACCAATTCGGACATATTCGTCAACGGTGTCGGAAccaccaccatacgccaattgACGAATTGCTGCGGTACATTTTTGGAGCGGAGTTAGACTCGATCGTCCGGTTGCATCTACTCCGGGTTGAAAATACTCGACTTCTGTAGAGAGACGATGCACAATATGCAAGAATAATTccttgttcattcgaaaccgtCGCCGGAATAAATTGTGCGGGTATGTTGGAGTTTCgctaaaataatcattccagAGCTTCTGATGGCCTTCCTCCCGGTGTCTCTCGATAAAAACTCGTTTTTTTCGTTCTTTTGGTGTGGGATTGAAATCAAAATCTTcaaataaatcttcaaaaatgTCATctaattcatcatcatcatctttgtggtaatgataatgggaagaagatgccattgacaatttttttaaagggaaaaaatgttttgaaatttaAGAGAAGATGAGACTTTGCACATTTGTAATGAGAGAATAAAACTCAAtacttatttatatgataaagaTGAAGTTTCTACAAACCTCCCGTGAtagaattatttttctttagtaCAACTTGTGACTTATTGGTAGGAAGCTAAATAAACATGTGCTATGGATCATGTGACTTATTGGTACAAAGGAACTGAACATGTGAATGTTGAGAACAAAAGCGTCATGTGCTTTGCAAAGAAACGGAATCCATACATTGAAACTATCAAACATTAGACTAACATAACCAGCAAGCCTATTACCACAACAAGAACAACTATGACTATTACAAAGCACTCAAACCCCTTTATCATACATGATTTCTCCTTAGCCAAATCACCCACCATCTTCTCTAGCTTTCGTAGCTTCTCCTCAGTGTCATAGTCAGGTAAAAGGGTTAGGCTATCTACCTTTTCAGATAGCTGAAACACGTGTATATCTCTGGCTCTCATCTCATCCATCACCGCCTCATCCCACCATTTGAAAATATGGCAATCGCCATCGTCCTTATTTGCGCAAGTGTAAAATCTTCTCCCTGTTTAACATACGCAAAAACTCGATAATCAATCCTTCTTCACATGCTAAGTACTTAAGCAACTACCATAGTACATACCTTGATCATTCCTGGAGTTAGATGTTGCAAGCACTGGGTGAGCACCACAATAGCAGACCTGCGGGAAACCAAACTCTACCTCCGGTTGCGGAGGGTAGTGAACTTGTGAACTACGTTCCAAGCTTAACTCAGCTTGGTCGCGTCGTATGAGATCCTCTGTCTCGCTGTAGCCACTGTCATCATTGTTTCCAAATAATGGCTCGTCTTCTGATGGCTGCGAGTAGCTGTAACGTCCCATTTTCAGATACTTAACCTGCAGACATTGTCGAGCCATGTTAGAAACATAAAGGCATACTAGTTAGAAACATAGAAATATACACATAAACAATAACACAAACATTGAAAGAAAATCATTCATTGAATATTACGGGAACTACATAGAAATATACACATAAACAATAACACAAACATTGAAAGTGACGACATACAAGAACTAGAAACAAGaacatctaattttttttcaaaataactcGGCTAGGAGCTTATTCTTCGCAGATTCTTCCCTCTCAGTCAATGGAACATGCTTGGTAAGGAGAGTGTCTAGTATTGCTAGCCTCGACAGTCTCTCCTTCCTCACCAAATCGTCCTTCTTCATTTCCCAAACTGTTGCAATCTCAGCCATGGACTTCCCTTTACCCGTATTTCTTTTAGCCTTAGCAGCCTTGACACCTTCGGGCCTGCTCTCAACATCAACGAAGCCTTCGTTGGTAGAAGTTTGGGAATCTGTCTGCACATTCTTCCTCTTTGAAACGCCACCAGCTTTGGGTGTGTTAAGGCTGAGCCACTTCTGTTCAAACCTCAACACAcaccaagcatgttcaagggtAAACTTGTGCTGTTGATCAGAGAAGAAAATTTCATGCGCCTTCTTCAGAACGTCTGTGTCAGACTCACCACTGCTAATTTGTCGCTGAGCTGCCGAGTATGCGCCACAGAACTTGTTAACGTCATCATTGATTCTATGCCACCTCTTCTTGCAACAACCTTGCTCTCTCACACCATCCTCTCTTCCATGAGCACTCTCTGCATAATACTTAGCAACCCGTGTCCAGAAGGCCCCCGAACTCTGCTCATTTGCAACAATCGAATCCTTCGAAGTGTTGAGCCACACACTGATCAGCACCTCGTCATCTGCAGGGTTCCACTTGCGTCTTACAGGACGGGCAGCTTGTGCGTCTACTGGTGCGTCGACTGGTGCGTCTTCAGGTTGTTGAGAACTGAAAGCCGGAAATGTATCGGATTCTCCAAAGTTGACACTAGAATGAAAACTTCCATAAGAGAAGTTTTCATGATAAACGCTTCCTTGTTGACTGTGAAGCAGTCCTACGTAGCTAGAGGACTGACTAGGAAGATTTCTTGGATCCATACAAGAGAGTAAGATAAGAGATAGAATGGAGAAAGAGTTATGAGATAGAAGAGATAAGAGATAAGAGATAAGAGATTTTATAGCCTCAAGTGAAGTCTATAAACTCATAATGGTGAACTCCCAACAAGAAATGTCAAATCCTAACttattacaccaaaaaaaactatcaaCTTTCCTAACAACATCATTAATGTAAGCGGATTTCGTTTAAAACCTACTGTATACATCCTAACTAAGCAGAAAATGATGTCAGTGTCTTTAATATACAACTACCACACACAACTTCAAATTAGTATTCAAGTTTTAAATCGTAACAACATCCCTtgtattgaattttttaaaaaaataaaacaagagaCGACTTGAAAGATGAAGTATAGAAGCTACATTTATTCTTATATGAACTATTAAGTAAACGATTTCACATATTTGATCTATGAACTATGGCTACGCGGAGACACAAAACCAGTTATAGGATCCAAAGCATCGAAACTAAACTATCAAACAGTTCTTTCATGTTGCTAAAATCAGTTACTGATTTGTTATACATTTGTTCTCGAACCATACAAATACGGAGTCTAGTTTTTGatctcaaacaatcaaacaagctaCAACCAAACTCAACGGTTCAATCTAAACGAGACAATCAAACAAGCTACAATACGAAACAATCAAACGAGCTACAACGACTACAATAGTTCAATCTAtacaaaacaatcaatcaagcTACATCGAAAATAATCACACAATCCAaccatttaaatttttaaaaatctatacgAAAGTAGGAAACATTTGCGAACCCTAGAATCTGTACAATTGTTCTCGAACAACATAGAATCTATACCACTACTCAGCATGCACTATTCCTAAACCctataattttcaatttcagaTGGGAGTTAAAGAAAATACCTCGGTAACGGCTAAGGATTGAGCTCGGGTAGAGTTTCAGACGATTTGGGGAAGATGAGACCCTTCATACAAGACCGGAATCGAACGGAAGTCTATGGAGCTCGGGATCTCGATCTGCGGATCAAACGCCAACGGAAGCTGCGATCTCTCGTGGTGGTGAGTTGGGCTTTCGATTGAGGAGACACGCCGACAGAAACTCAGGTGAAAGAGAGATCGATCTGAGGAGATCAGCTTATCGCCTTCTTCATTTCGTATTTCACATTTGTGTTTCATAATGAGATTGACGCGAAGACACAGACAAACGCGACGATTTCATCTCCCAATCCCGACCCGACACGTAGCCTCACGGGACGAGCCCATCATCCCTTATTTTAGGCCCgttccactcattttcttttcttttggattTATTTTCGACCCAAATTTCTTAAGGGCCCTGCCTTAAGGGACCCCGATGCTGATGCTCtgagatattttaaaatgagaaaaatctaacaataaaAAGTGGCGCCACgtgtttttttaatgttttaaactGGGCTCGGTGAGCCCATTAGACACCAAGCTGCATCCATCCATATTTCATAGTTCGGGTAGAGAGCTAAGGGATCTATTTACCACTTGGCTTATTTTCGGAACAGGCCTTTCggagttcggttcggtttggatatttcagatttCGGATAGTTCGAGTAGAGAGTTAGAGGATCTATTTACTACTTGACTTATTTTCGGTTTAGTTCGGATAGTAAAACTAAGAATCAGAAAATACCCAGAAAATATTTGATTCTCATTTGGTTCCGGTTTGGGTTCGGATAGTTCATATAGTTCGGTTCAGATAAAATATCGattatttagggtaaaatatcaaataattaggatgatttagataagaATTTTAGATGTTTCggattattttgaatatttcggataaaactatccggatagtttcaTATACTTACAGATAGTTCGGATACTTTCTAATAATctagttatcctcaactattttgGATACTTTTAACAGATATTTAaactacaaatatatatatatatatatatagttatattatatgtatatataattaatatttgtatatattcgggtatttatttggttatttcggatatagaAATATAGGAATCGTTCGGGTATTAGAAGATTTTGGTCCTGTTCCGGTTCTGAGTATTTCGGTTCTgttctggttttttttttgcccagAATGAAGATGTATCACATAGTACATTCACTATTCTACATAATCATACGAACTAATTCTTATTTTTTCTATCATAGCTTGAAGGCAAGTGTCGTTATCCTGCATTCATCGAGTCTTATTGCACTAGCATTCCCGCATTCATCGAGTCTTATTGCACTAGCATTCGATGCATCAACTATGGTTGTTCCCTCCTCCTTCATCTGTACCTTCTATGGAATTTTGTTCAAAACAAGTTTACCTTTCCTTGCTCTTGCTTAGGAGAGCTCTGTCACTCCTTAACAGGAATGGCGTGTTATAATGCTAAAGAAAGAGCTTGCAAACAGGAGCTTTCTATTCTATGTGCGTATTGATGACGGTAGCAGCAGATTTAGAGATGGCACCCAACAAGAAGGCCATGAAGGAAGAGATGACTACAGGGGAAGAGTCTTTGTTGGCTTTTGCCTTTCTTTTCTCAACGAGGTTCTGTTTCAGCTGATCAAACACTGTATActacaaaataaaactttaatctCTCAGCTAAAACActaaccaaaattaaaaaaaacgaaaattgaaaacatagatattttACTTCTGGTTAATGTTAAAAGTTGTAAAGTTTCATAGttaaataaaaacgaaaaaaataatatttgtgaaAACCCTTAAttgaaaacatagatattttAGCCATAGGAATTCACAAATCTTTAAGAAGACATGCACATTAAAAACATCTTCATCTCCACTGCAAAATTTACTGCATAATCCATTATATTTTGCAGTAAATTTTGGAGTGACGTTGGAAATGCTCTAAATAATTTGTAAGCTTTTTTCctccaaaaaaaaagtgaattgTAAAACGAACACTTTcattaaatacttaaaaaagaaaaatacttaattacttaaataaattttaaaattttacttttgagtctcaaaataaaaagagaaattgCATTTCATATACATAGAAAACAACATAATATGCAAATCTGGAAAAAatacttttgaaaaatatataaaaaaaaaatttacttttgcGTGGTGATAAAGGATATTAAAAGGTGTATTTACGGAAACGCCACTATAATAGAAGCGAAGAAAAGCAAGCCTTTAAGAGCTtaatctcctcctcctctttcgTTGCGACTCCTCTCCTAATAAACTCTAGGGTTTATCTTCTTCCAAGGGGTTTTCAAACCTCGagcgtctctctctctcaatctcaTCCTCCAGTTTAAGGTCAGCGCTTGCTTCTTGTTTCTCTATCTaatctttcttttctctatcatGCATGCTTGCTGAAAACTCGCCTTGTTCCTCACAGTCTTCACAATCTTCTTTAAACCCAGTTGCAAAGTTTCAGTCTTTTTCGTCTCGGACACGCAAAGATCGTTCCTTTTTCTTTGTAGAGTCAGTAAGAATTAGGTTCATTCGTGTATTGTGGGATTGAATTTTGGTGTTCGTTGCAGTTTCCAGATGGCGGCGGCGTCACCTAATAACTCTGTTCGGATCGTTGTGATTGGTGACAAGGGCACTGGAAAGTCCAGCTTGATTGTCGCTGCAGCCACTGATTCTTTCCCTCCCAATGCCCCTCCTGTTTTGCCTGACACCAAGCTGCCTTTTCAGTTCTTCCCTGATGGTATACCCGTCACCCTTGTTGACACTTCCTCAAGGTATTCATCTCTCTTTGTATTTGCTTCTGGAGATAGGATAAAGAATGTGGCTTTGGGTGATGGGAGAGAAAGTGACTTTATGGCATATGAGTCTCATACTTTAGGGTTCTTAAGACTTGAAAGATTACTATTACATCTTTTGATGTTTCTTTATCTTGATTTCAGGCCGGAAGATAAGGGCATGGTTGCTGAGGAGTTGAAGCTCGCAGATGCAGTGGTTTTGACATATGACTGTGACCGACCTGAAACTCTCGAAGGTTTGAGTCTCAGGTGGCTTCCCGAGCTTCGTCTGTTAGAGGTTTGATTTTCCTCTTTTTTGTAGTAGGTCATATCGCTGTTGTTGTGGTGAAATGTGTAGAAGATTTGCTGTTACCTTATTAAGATTGGCTtgtgaccttttttttttgaacaggtAAAAGTTCCTATAATAGTAGCAGGCTGTAAGCTTGACCTCAGAGACGACAACAGCCCGGTCGTCCTCGAAGAAGTGATGGCACCTATAATGCACCAGTTTCGGGAGATTGAGACTTGTATCGAGTGTTCTGCCCTGAAGCAACTCCAGGTTATCATGACTTCTCTTATTCCTCTTCgggatttttattatatgtcttagctcaaaaatgaaaaaaacctTTTCCTGTAGGCACAAGAAGTTTTCTATTATGCGCAAAAAACTGTCATTCATCCAACAGCACCTCTGTTTGATCAAGAAACCCAGACATTGAAGCCACGGTGTGTAAGGGCCCTGAAGCGCATCTTTATACTCTGTGACCATGATAAAGATGGTGCTCTAAGCGAGGCTGAGTTAAATGCATTTCAGGTTTTATTTCCTCTTCAGACTTTTTCTTTGAAGAAGTTACAATTCTCTTACCCCAGTGACGCACCTAATACTTGTCTCGAATAGGTCAAGTGCTTCCATGCGCCACTGCAGCCTTCTGAAGTCGATGGTGTTAAGAGGGTTGTGCAAGAAAAGTTGCCAGAAG
This genomic stretch from Brassica napus cultivar Da-Ae chromosome C9, Da-Ae, whole genome shotgun sequence harbors:
- the LOC125574998 gene encoding peroxisomal adenine nucleotide carrier 2-like, which translates into the protein MGVDLESISEATSGAIGSLLSTTILYPLDTCKSKYQAEISVPGNHKYRRISDVFWEAISSGNVLSLYQGLGTKNVQSFVSSFIYFYSYSYFKRLHSERIGSKSIGTTANLLIAAASAAFTNILTQPLDTASSRMQTSEFGNAKGFWKTLTEGTWGDAYDGMGITLLLTPNPAIQYTVFDQLKQNLVEKRKAKANKDSSPVVISSFMAFLLGAISKSAATVITYPLIRCKVMIQAADDTKDNEAKKPRERIKKTIPGVIYAIWEKEGVLGFFKGLQAQILKTVLSSALLLMIKEKITATTWFLILAIRKTLFVTKGRLKSS